A region from the Peromyscus maniculatus bairdii isolate BWxNUB_F1_BW_parent chromosome 5, HU_Pman_BW_mat_3.1, whole genome shotgun sequence genome encodes:
- the Nfil3 gene encoding nuclear factor interleukin-3-regulated protein, producing the protein MQLRKMQTIKKEPAPLDPASSSDKMMVLNTALAEVAEDLASGEDLLLNEGGVGKSKSSACRRKREFIPDEKKDAMYWEKRRKNNEAAKRSREKRRLNDLVLENKLIALGEENATLKAELLSLKLKFGLISSTAYAQEIQKLSNSTAVYFQDYQTSKAAVSSFVDEHEPTMVAGSCISVIKHSPQSSLSDVSEVSSVEHTQESPAQGGCRSPENKFPVIKQEPVELESFSRESREERGAYSASIYQSYMGSSFSTFSHSPPLLQVHGSTSNSPRTSEADEGVVGKSSDGEDEQQVPKGPIHSPVELQRVHATVVKVPEVNPSALPHKLRIKAKAMQIKVEALDSEFEGMQKLSSPADVMAKRHFDLEKHGTPGMVHSSLTPFSVQVTNIQDWSLKSEHWHHKELNGKTQSSFKTGVVEVKDSGYKVSEAESLYLKQGMANLSAEVVSLKRFIATQPISASDSR; encoded by the coding sequence ATGCAGCTGAGGAAAATGCAGACCATCAAAAAGGAGCCTGCCCCCCTGGATCCTGCCAGCAGCTCAGACAAGATGATGGTGCTGAACACTGCCTTAGCCGAGGTGGCAGAGGACCTGGCCTCGGGTGAAGATCTGCTCCTGAACGAAGGGGGTGTGGGGAAGAGCAAGTCCTCCGCGTGTCGGAGGAAACGGGAGTTCATCCCCGACGAGAAGAAGGATGCCATgtactgggagaagaggaggaagaataacGAGGCCGCCAAACGGTCTCGGGAGAAGCGCCGACTCAACGACCTGGTTTTGGAGAACAAGCTGATCGCGCTGGGGGAAGAAAACGCCACTTTGAAAGCCGAGCTGCTGTCTCTCAAATTAAAGTTCGGTTTAATTAGCTCCACGGCGTATGCCCAAGAAATCCAGAAACTCAGTAATTCCACAGCTGTGTACTTCCAGGACTACCAGACATCCAAGGCTGCTGTGAGCTCGTTTGTGGATGAGCATGAACCCACGATGGTAGCGGGGAGCTGCATCTCGGTCATCAAACACTCTCCTCAGAGCTCTCTGTCCGATGTGTCTGAGGTGTCCTCTGTGGAGCACACACAGGAAAGCCCCGCTCAGGGTGGCTGCCGGAGCCCTGAGAACAAGTTCCCTGTGATCAAGCAGGAGCCGGtggagctggagagcttttcCAGGGAGTCCAGGGAGGAGCGGGGCGCCTATTCCGCCTCCATCTACCAGAGCTACATGGGAAGCTCTTTCTCCACCTTCTCCCACTCCCCGCCCCTCCTGCAGGTCCATGGGTCCACCAGCAACTCCCCAAGAACCTCGGAGGCCGACGAGGGTGTTGTGGGCAAGTCCTCTGATGGGGAAGACGAGCAGCAGGTCCCCAAGGGCCCCATCCACTCTCCGGTGGAGCTCCAGCGGGTGCACGCCACCGTGGTGAAGGTTCCGGAAGTAAACCCTTCTGCCTTGCCACACAAGCTCCGAATTAAAGCCAAGGCCATGCAGATCAAAGTGGAGGCTTTGGACAGCGAGTTTGAAGGCATGCAGAAACTCTCCTCACCTGCAGATGtgatggccaaaagacattttgaCCTGGAGAAGCATGGCACCCCGGGTATGGTCCATTCCTCCCTCACTCCTTTCTCGGTGCAGGTGACGAACATTCAAGATTGGTCCCTCAAATCGGAACATTGGCATCACAAAGAACTGAATGGCAAAACTCAGAGTAGCTTCAAAACAGGCGTGGTGGAAGTCAAAGACAGTGGCTATAAGGTTTCCGAGGCTGAGAGTTTGTATTTGAAGCAGGGGATGGCAAACTTATCCGCAGAGGTGGTCTCGCTCAAGAGATTCATAGCCACACAACCTATCTCAGCCTCGGACTCCAGGTAA